The proteins below come from a single Rosa rugosa chromosome 2, drRosRugo1.1, whole genome shotgun sequence genomic window:
- the LOC133729282 gene encoding large ribosomal subunit protein eL20z-like, whose protein sequence is MSDDANSKARGLAADHQSQQYYGTFQGVANYPPPQPPSEPVVGFPTPAPPLGASGRPPLPPQRHHHHHHHHHQGYQTVTGYAVVEGRPVRERRLPCCGLGSGWLLFIMGFFLGGIPWYIGTFILLCVRVDYREKPGYVACTLASILAVLAITLGVTKRTHNW, encoded by the exons atgagcgaCGACGCGAATTCCAAGGCCCGAGGACTTGCCGCCGACCACCAGAGCCAGCAGTACTACGGCACCTTCCAAGGCGTCGCTAACTACCCCCCTCCGCAGCCACCGTCCGAGCCGGTAGTCGGTTTCCCTACGCCGGCCCCTCCTCTCGGCGCCTCCGGCCGGCCTCCTCTACCTCCCCAGcgccaccatcaccaccaccaccaccaccaccagggATACCAAACCGTCACCG GTTATGCTGTTGTTGAGGGAAGGCCTGTGAGGGAACGAAGGCTTCCGTGCTGTGGTCTTGGAAGCGGCTGGTTATT GTTTATAATGGGGTTCTTTCTTGGTGGCATCCCCTGGTATATTGGAacttttattttactttgtgtGAGGGTGGACTACAGAGAAAAACCTGGATATGTTGCATGCACATTAGCA TCAATTCTTGCTGTGCTAGCTATCACTCTTGGCGTTACAAAGCGAACTCACAACTGGTGA
- the LOC133733006 gene encoding urease accessory protein G has protein sequence MAEHHHHDHDHHHHHDHDHDHSHGDSAATKSWTGADGKVYHSHDGLAPHSHEPIYSPGYFSRRAPPLLSRDFKERAFTIGIGGPVGTGKTALMLALCKLLRDKYSLAAVTNDIFTKEDGEFLVKHGALPEERIRAVETGGCPHAAIREDISINLGPLEELSNLYKADILLCESGGDNLAANFSRELADYIIYIIDVSAGDKIPRKGGPGITQADLLVINKTDLAQAVGADLAVMERDALRMRDGGPFVFAQVKHGQGVEEIVNHILQAWELATGYKRH, from the exons ATGGCAGAACATCATCATCATGACCatgatcatcatcaccatcatgatcatgatcatgatcacAGCCATGGGGATTCAGCAGCAACAAAGTCATGGACAGGAGCAGATGGGAAGGTGTACCATAGCCATGATGGGCTGGCACCACACTCACATGAACCCATCTACTCTCCTGGTTACTTCAGCAGAAGAGCTCCACCACTCCTCTCCAGGGATTTCAAGGAAAGGGCTTTCACTATTGGCATTGGAGGACCGGTTGGTACTGG GAAAACTGCTTTGATGTTGGCTCTGTGTAAACTTTTGCGCGACAAGTACAGTCTTGCTGCA GTGACAAATGATATATTCACCAAAGAGGATGGTGAGTTCTTGGTGAAGCACGGAGCACTTCCTGAAGAGAGAATACGTGCTGTGGAAACTGGGGGATGCCCTCATGCTGCAATTCGCGAAGACATCAGCATTAATCTAGGCCCTCTTGAGGAGCTTTCTAACTTGTACAAGGCAGACATACTTCTTTGTGAATCAGGCGGAG ATAATTTAGCTGCGAACTTCAGCAGGGAGCTGGCTGACTATATTATTTACATCATAGATGTATCTGCTGGTGATAAAATTCCACGAAAAGGTGGCCCTGGAATCACTCAAGCTGACCTTCTG GTGATAAACAAGACTGACCTTGCACAAGCAGTTGGAGCTGATTTGGCAGTGATGGAGCGTGATGCACTTCGAATGCGAGATGGAGGGCCATTTGTCTTTGCTCAG GTGAAGCACGGGCAAGGAGTTGAGGAAATCGTGAACCACATATTACAGGCTTGGGAACTAGCAACAGGATATAAGCGCCACTGA
- the LOC133729281 gene encoding large ribosomal subunit protein eL20, with the protein MVALKFHQYQVVGRALPKDAEDTPKIYRMKLWHTNEVRAKSKFWYFLKKLKKVKKSNGQMLAINEIFEKKPTVVENYGIWLRYQSRTGYHNMYKEYRDTTLNGAVDQMYTEMASRHRVRFPCIQIIKTATIPAKLCKRESTKQFHNSKIKFPLISRKVRPPTRKLKTTYKASRPNLFV; encoded by the exons ATGGTCGCTCTCAAG TTTCACCAGTACCAGGTGGTGGGTAGGGCTCTCCCCAAGGATGCCGAGGACACCCCCAAGATCTACCGCATGAAGCTTTGGCACACCAATGAGGTTCGCGCCAAGTCCAAGTTCTG GTATTTCCTGAAGAAGCTGAAGAAGGTCAAGAAGAGCAATGGCCAAATGCTTGCCATCAATGAG ATTTTTGAGAAGAAACCTACTGTTGTTGAGAACTATGGTATTTGGTTGAGGTATCAAAGCAGGACAGGGTATCACAACATGTACAAGGAGTACCGTGACACCACTCTGAATGGGGCTGTGGATCAGATGTACACTGAGATGGCTTCTCGCCACAGGGTCAggtttccttgcatccaaatcATCAAGACTGCCACAATCCCAGCTAAGCTTTGCAAGAGGGAAAGTACCAAGCAATTCCACAATTCCAAGATCAAGTTTCCATTGATTTCCAGGAAGGTCAGGCCACCAACCAGGAAGTTGAAGACCACGTACAAGGCATCAAGGCCCAACTTGTTTGTCTAA
- the LOC133729283 gene encoding cytochrome b561 domain-containing protein At4g18260, producing MQITYLKQASLTISAYYLLLLLPLVVCSSHEDHQIFNPSSSHKSIKDNFHKLSPQMTFNVTVHGILLWFSMGFLMPAGILVIRMSVREEQGTTRAKVLFYFHVIFQILSVLLATAGAVMSIKNFENSFNNNHQRLGLALYVAIWVQALIGLFRPHRGKKERSVWYLVHWMLGTVISLVGIINIYTGLNAYHKRTKRSSAIWTILFTAELSVIAVYYLFQDKRDYIQKQGAVSGNDLSEAIRQLDQELAQRQNQKELLPLQPCGKQNALKNLFD from the exons ATGCAAATCACTTATCTCAAACAAGCATCTTTAACTATTTCTGCatattatcttcttcttcttctgccatTGGTTGTTTGCTCATCTCATGAAGATCATCAAATATTCAACCCCAGCAGCAGTCACAAAAGCATTAAAGACAACTTTCACAAG TTGAGTCCTCAGATGACATTTAATGTTACAGTTCATGGAATCCTCTTATGGTTTTCAATGGGGTTCTTAATGCCTGCTGGAATACTTGTTATCAGAATGTCTGTTAGAGAAGAACAAGGAACAACAAGGGCCAAAGTCCTCTTCTATTTCCATGTAATTTTCCAG ATACTGTCGGTGCTTCTTGCCACAGCTGGAGCTGTGATGTCCATCAAAAACTTTGAGAACTCATTCAATAACAACCACCAAAGATTAGGCCTAGCACTTTATGTTGCCATCTGGGTTCAAGCCTTGATTGGTTTATTCAGGCCTCACAG GGGAAAGAAGGAAAGAAGTGTGTGGTACTTAGTGCATTGGATGCTTGGAACAGTGATATCATTAGTGGGGATTATTAACATATACACGGGCTTAAATGCATACCACAAGAGAACAAAGAGAAGCTCAGCGATTTGGACTATCCTTTTCACAGCAGAGTTGTCTGTCATTGCTGTTTACTATCTATTCCAAGATAAAAGAGATTACATACAAAAGCAAGGAGCGGTTTCAGGCAATGATCTTAGTGAAGCAATCAGGCAGTTAGATCAAGAACTTGCTCAAAGGCAGAACCAAAAGGAGTTGTTGCCTCTGCAACCATGTGGCAAACAAAATGCACTCAAGAACTTGTTTGACTAG